Genomic window (Prevotella melaninogenica ATCC 25845):
CTCCCTGTTTATAACTGTAATTGTGTAGCTTTGGTGACAGAGTTACAGCGGCAGTGCGTGGAATGTAAGGCAGACTTTGAAATCATTGTGGCTGATGATGGCTCTTTGTCAAGCTCCGATAGCGTGTTATCACCCCCTGATAGCATAGATGCCAGCCCTCTCCTACCCTGCTCTTCTGCTGCTGTTAGGTCCCGTGCTACGAGGCACTGCCTCGTAGAAGAGAACCGAACGATAGAGAACCTACCCCATGTTCGCTATATTATCAGGGAGAAGAACGTGGGGCGTTCGGCTATTCGCAACTTCCTTGTGTCGCAGGCTAAGGGTGATAGGCTGCTCTTTATTGATGGCGATTTGTCGTTGAATAACCCTTCCTTCATTCGCAACTATCTGCAGACAGAGGGAGATGTTGTAGTTGGAGGAATAGCCATAGGGGGTAATCCTGACCAATGGAAAGGCAACCTTAGATACCATTATGAGCGACAATGTGAAGCAATTAATACCGTTGAGAGCCGTCAAAGTCAGCCTTATCAGCATTTAGCAACAAATCTACTTGTACGCCGTTCGGTCTTAGGTGAGAAGCCTTATGATGAGAACATCAGCCATTATGGCTATGAAGATGTACTCTTAGGCAAACGGTTCCAGCAGCAACAAGTGGCAATAAAGCATATAGAAAACCCCGTACTCTTCTGTGATTTTGAGGATAACGCAAGCTATCTTGCTAAGACAGAAGAAGCTTTGCGCACGCTATTTGCCTTCAGAAAGGAGCTGAAAGGCTACTCTCGTTTGCTTGATAAAGCCGAACAGATTGAGCGTTTACACCTCTCTCCACTTTTTGTAACAGCTTATAAGCTATTTAATGAGCCTATAAAGAATTGCCTCTTAGGCAATAAACCGAACGTTTTTTGGTTTAATATCTATAAACTGTTGTATTATTTACATTACACAAAGAACGCTATATGACAATAAAAAGATATTTCCTATCGCTTTTTCTATTCTTTTCTCTTGTTGTAACTGCCCTTGCTGGTGGTGTAGGAACATGGAAGAATTATCTTGCTTACAGTGATGTACAGTGGGTTGAAGAAGGAAGTAACAAGTTGTATGTGCTTGCTTCCAATAGCCTTTATACTTATAACAAGAACGATCAGAGTATAAAGACCTACGATAAAGTCAATGGTTTGAGCGATACGGATATCCGTTTCATCGCATGGAATAAGACAGCTCGTCGGTTGGTTATTATCTATTCGAATAATAATATCGACCTATTAGACGATAGAGGTAATGTAACAAATGTGCCGGATTACTATCTAAAGACAACAATGGCAGACAAAACCGTCAATGGTATTGATATGTCTGGCGTCTATTGTTATCTCTCTACAGGTTTTGGACTTGTCAAACTCAATGTTGCTAAAGCAGAAATAAGCGACAGTTATAACCTCTCCTTCCCTGTCAATTACAGCTATATTGAGGGCGGTTATATCTATGCTGCCAGCCAAAGTAACGGACTATATCGTGCTGCCTTGTCTGCTAATCTCCTCGATAGAAATAACTGGACGAACGTAGGAACTTATGTAGAGCGTCCAAGAACAGCTGATGCAGCACTATTGGCACAGGCAAAAGTACTTAATCCTGGCGGTCCAAAACGCAACACCTTTGTATGGACTACCTTCCTTAATAACCGTCTTTATGGTACTGGAGGTATCTACAATCCGACCGTTAATAACTGGGAGAATCCGGGTATTGTACAGGTGTTACAGGGTGATGATTGGGACTTCTTTGAGGACAATCTTTCTACTCGTACAGGTTATCCTTATATAGGAACAAAGGCGGTAGCAATAGACCCTCGCAATAGCAATCATGTGTATGTAGGAGCACGAACAGGCCTCTATGAGTTTATGTCTGGTAAGATGGTAGCTTTCTATAACAAGGATAATAGCATCCTTCAAGGAGCCATAGACAGAGGTAGAGAACTGGGTAATGATTATGTACTTGTCTACGGATTGGCTTACGATAGAGAGGGTAATCTATGGGTACTCAATAACCAAACGAAGAAAGAAAACCTAATTCGTTTGTCGAAGGATGGGCAGATGACATCCTTCAGTAAGCCTGAACTGATGAAAGATGGTGTAGGACTCTCAGGCTTATCACAGATGCGTTTGGACAGTCGTAACCTCCTTTGGTTTTGCAATGATTACTGGATACAGCCAGGACTCTTCTCTTATGACCCTAAGAATGATAAGCTCAAAGCCTATACTCGCTTTGTGAATGAGGATGGTTCTAACGTAGATATTACAGCTGTTCACTGCTGGGCAGAAGACTTAGACCATAATATTTGGGTGGGAACAACGGCTGGTCCGATGCTTCTTCAGCGATCTCAAATGAACGAACAGGATAACTATCGCTTTGTACAAGTTAAGGTTCCGCGTAACGATGGAACCAATCTTGCAGACTATCTTCTCGCTGGTCTTGATATTACTGCAATATCGGTTGATGGCGGAGGACGTAAGTGGTTTGGTACGAAAGGTACTGGTGTCTACCTCATTAGTGCAGATAATATGACACAGTTGCAGCATTTTACGACTACAAATAGTCATCTGCTGTCTAATAATATTCAGTCTATTTCAATCAATGATGCCACTGGAGAGGTGTTCTTTGCTACTGATAATGGTCTCTGTTCCTATATGAGTGATGCTACAAAGGCTGTAGATTCACCTAATGATGAGACCACATACGCCTATCCTAACCCAGTAAAACCAGGTTATACAGGTCCAATCACGATTGTTGGTTTGTCGCAGAATGTAGATGTAAAGATTGTAACCACGAATGGAGTTCTTGTCGCAGAAGGTACCAGTAATGGTGGTTCTTTCGTCTGGGATGGCAAGGATAAGAATGGAAAACGTGTTGCATCGGGTGTTTATATGGTGCAAACAGCTGACGAAAACGGTGATAATGGCACTGTTTGTAAGGTTGCAGTGGTTAATTAATAGAGGTTATGAAGGCAGAGGTAGGACGTAATCCAATCTTTTGATATAAGGCAAATTCATTCTCTATAGCGGGTTTATTTCTTGTTATGGATAGTATTCTTATGTCTGTTGCTTTGGCACGCTTATACGCAAAATATGAGCTTCATTTCTTCAATCACCTCTCTCCTGCTTCTTATACTATCTATCTTTATCATGGAATCTTTCAAGCATTGAGTTTACAAATACTTATGCGCTTTACTCATTTTGATAATGTCGTTTATATTATCCTTGCTTTTCTGATAGGCGTTTATGGCTCTTTCTTGGTCTATAAGCTGCTTTATGGTTATTGTAACAGCCGTTTGGGACGTATCTTAGCATTGATTTCTGGTATTTCAGTATCTTAATAGATAGTAAGCTGTATTGGTTAAAAAGTAGTCTTAATAAGCCTTTAGAAGATTCTTTCTTCCCATTTTCAACCGATGTTTTGATGCTCAGCACATGTCGTGTTGACGGTCCGCACCAATGGTGCTGATGGTTCGCACCAATGGTGCGGAGCGTTATCTATTACGGAATTGATATAATAAAAACACCCTCGTCAATCCTATCTTTAAGATGATAGGGGATAGATGAGGGTGCTTGTCGTATGGATAGGTTTTACTAAACCTGTTCTTTCGTTTCCTTTGTTTCTACTGGCCCGAGTTGAGAAGTTCGTCAGGTAGTGAGATATCAAGACTGCGAGCACGTTCGGCATTGCGTCTCTTTATCTTGCGTTGCGCATCAGCCTTCTGCTTTGTTATAGCTGCAGGCTTCTGCTTGTAGAGTGGGAGTAGACGTGGATTCCACGTTCCCTGTACATCACGCTTAGCCTTACACTCGATAGCCTTCGGGTAATAATAAACGGCTTCGGGCTGTCGTTGGGTTGCATAATCACCCGTATCCCATTTTCCGTTGTCGTTATCATCGACGATAAGGCGTAGATAGTAGTTGCCTGGCTTGATGTAATGGAAGGTTGCCTGGTTGTTCTTTGCGTACGCCTCTTTCACTGGTTTGTCGCTTTCGTTGAGCAACTGCAACAAGCAGTTCTTACCTTCCATGTTCTGTAAGGTCATTATTAGCGTACCATACTCGTCAATTGATGGGATACGAACGCCCTGCTTATACTTTGCAGAAACCTTACCATAGATGTCTGTAAAGGCTGCAGAATCAACCTCAACACTGTATTCATGTCCTGGGTCCCATGCACTTACTAACTTCAAAGAGCGCGGTTTTCCAGGTTCAGCACCGAAATTATACTTCGCTCGATACCATAAGGAGTCTATCTTTTCGTAAAGATGTATCTTGGACGTATCCGTCTTTGCAATTGGGGTGGGGAGTTCGAATGTTGGGTTTTGGTCAGGATCCATTTGCGAAGGAACATTATATCTGACCTCCAAAGGTGTGACAGGCATTGTCGTTTCAAACGCTTTTCCACGTTCTTTTGCCTTCTCTTGTTTCTTAACCCATTTGTCGTATTCCTCCTGCTGGCGCTTTAAACGCTTCGCGTAAGGCACCTTTGAGAGTATCTCTAACGTATCTGTCTTAGGGACAAGCTTACCTGCACTGTCCGTCATGTTATAAAGCATCTGCATTCGCAGTGTGTCTTGGTTGACGAGGACAGTGTCACGCAGCCAGTAGATAATCGTATCTTGGTTCAGACTTGGCTCTGTTATAAACGCATCTTTATCGTTAAAATTGAGTCCTTTTATCTGTGGAAGGTCGGCGTCACCATAACTGAAAAAGAGCGTAAAGTGGTTTGGTTCCTTGCGTTCAGACTTGAGGAAGTAGCGGTCTGTTTGTGTGGGTGTAAAGGAATTCAGCACCACATCGTCTGGAAGGAAGTGAGTGTAAGGCACCTGTTTGATATCCTTGATGTGCAAGGAATCAATCCATAGCGTGTCTTGTCGTATATCTGGCTTCCATGATGGCATGATGACTTCGGGCGTGAAAGCCAACTTCTCGCTCTTCTGATTGTACATATAGTTGCCGTCCATGTCCTGTAGTGCATAGATACGATAGTCACCCTTGGCAACACCTCGTATGCTGAAATGACCACGACTGTCGGTACGTGAGACGCGAAGCATTGGTTGTTTCTGGAAAGCTGTATCGTTCTGATTGCTGTAAAGGCCCACGAGAATACCCTTTACAGGCTCTAAATTCTCAGCTTCTAACACATAACCAGCTACTTCGAGTGTATCGATATGGTCGCCAGTAGAGAAACTATAGGTGTAGTTTCCTAATGGGTTACCCTCGTTGTTATCTGTGATAGCGTCAGAGAAGTCGATGGTATAGGTGGTGTTAGGCTGTAACTTGTCTTGTAAACTTACTGTAATTCGTTTACCAGTAGCCTTAATTTCAGGAGCTTCAATCTGTGGGGGAGAGACAACAACCTTCTCTGATGCGTTCTCCAACTTGATGAACTCGTTGAAATAGATATTCACCTTCTTACTATTTACGTCGGTTGCTCGTTCAGTAGGGGAGGCACCTAACACTCTTGGTGGCGTCTCATCGTACCATCCACCGTCAGGTTGTCCCATCTTGGCACAAGAAGAAAGCACAACAACTAAGAGGGTAAAAAGGTAGAATGGTAAAGCACGTTGTTGGTAAAACACCGAAAGGCAATGGCTGACCTTAGCTGAAAAGCCATCCTTTCCACCCATTACTCCTTGGCAATATCTTTGTCTTATCTTCTTCATATCGCTGTTTTACTTTTTTACCCTTTTACTTTTTTATCCTTTAAAGGTGGTTTATTCTTTTACCGTCTTCCGTCCTTACTGGTTCATACTCAGCAATTCTTCTAAGTTGTTACGGCTGTTTGAAAGTCGTGGAATCTTGTGTTGACCACCGAGTTTACCCTTTATCTTGAGCCAGTCATTGAAGAGGTCTTTGCGTGCAACAATGATTTCAAGTGGCTGAAGGGTAATGTTATGGAAGCGTTTTGCCTCATAGTCAGAGTTAACTTCCTGTAGTTTATCATCAAGAACCTTAGCAAACTCCTCAAGTGAAGATGGGTCCTTTGCAAACTCGATGAGCCACTGATGACGGCATTTAGCCTTTGCATCCATATACATTGGGGCTGCGGTATAATCTGATATCTGCGCTCCAGTAGCCTTGCAGGCTGCTTCAAGTCCCTTCTCAGCATTGTCCATGATAAGTTCTTCACCAAAGGCATTGATGAAATACTTGGTTCTACCAGTGATAACAAACTTATAAGGATTGGTCGAAGTGAACTGCACTGTGTCTCCGATCTCATATCTCCAAAGGCCGCAGGCAGTACTGATAAGCATTGCATAGTTGCGTCCTATCTCCACACCTGACAATGGAACGATATTTGGATGTTCGCTCTCAAACTCGTCCATAGGTAAGAACTCGTAGAACACTCCATAGTCGAGCATAAGCGACATACTACTGTCTGTTGGGTCGTCTTGTATACCGAAGAAGCCCTCAGAAGCGTTGTAAGTCTCCATATAGTTCATGTCCTGCTTGGTAATGAGCTGTTCATATTGTTCACGATAAGGCGTGAAAGCAATACCACCATGGAAGAATACCTCTAAATTAGGCCATACCTCCTCTATATGTTTCTTACCACTCAGCTCCATCACACGTACCAATACAGATAGCATCCACGATGGAACGCCTGATATATTAGTGATATTTTGGTTCAGTGTTTCGTGTGCAATTCGGTCGCGTTTTACCTCAAAGTCACTCAGTAGGGCAGTACTTTTCTTAGGTACGCGACATAGATTTACGAGTGGATTAATATTCTCTATGAGGATGGCACTTAGGTCACCAACAAGCGAATTATACAGATTATAATTTGGAGAATGACTGCCACCTAAGATGAGACCCTTACCGCTGAAGAGTCTACTTTCTGGATGATTGCTAAGATAGTAAGCGATAACGTCCTTACCACCTTGATAATGAATTGTCTGTAATCCCTCGTGAGAAACAGGAATAAACTTACTCTTATCGTTGGTTGTACCTGATGACTTGGCATACCATCTAACCTGTCCTGGCCATAGAATATTACGTTCTCCGTGGCGCATACGGTCGATGTCACTCTTCAGTTCTTCGTATGTGTTGACAGGAATATTCTGTACAAAGTCCTCGTATGACTTAATCGTTGAGAACAGGTGTTTACGACCGTATTCGGTGTCTTTCGCCCGCTCAACGAGGTATTGCATGACTTCCCGCTGGATAGCCTCTCCATCCGTGACGTAGCGTTCAAGCTCCCTGCGACGCGGCTGGAAGTACAATTTGTTTACTATCTTAGTAAGACTCATTCAAATTTCTCTGGTTGATTAAATTGCAAAATTACGCCAAAAAAGCTAAATGGATAGCCTTTTTCTATATTTTAACACTGCTTCTAAGCCCTTGAAAGGCTCTTTTTCAGTATTCTCTGCATGATAGATGATGGATTCTTTCACCCTTTTTTGACTTCTACTTTTAGCCCTCTTTCTAAATTATTTTCATGAAAATAAATATTTCTTGTCGTGAAAATAAATATTTCTTTTCATGAAAATAATTCTTTTTCTTCATGTAAATAATTAGCTTAGTCGGGTAGGGTAGCTGTTTACTCATACTTTTTACTAACTTTGCAGTTCATCTCTTCGATTTCTATTTGCCGTTATTAGCCTCTTTATTTATGCTTTATAAAGTCGGAATCTACCCTTGTTTTCGCACTTGTTGTTTAATTATAGACTATTTACCATTGAATTATAGTTTATAAAATAATCATCAATAGATTCTCTATCTATCCTCATCCCTCTTTTTATCTGCACTCCCCTCCCTTCGGAGGGGTTGGGGGAGGCTTTTGGGAGGAAGCTTTTTTGTTTTATATATTTAATGTGCTTCCAACCAGTTCTTGCCCCATCCGGCATCAGCTATCAATGGGACATTCAGTGGATAAGCGTTCTGCATCTCCTCGATAACAATGCGTTCCACCTGTTCACGCTCTTCAGGGAAGACGGAGAAGTTAAGTTCATCATGCACTTGGAGAATCATCTTTGAACGAATACCTTCTTTCTTAAAGCGTTCCCAGATACGAACCATTGCCACCTTGATGATATCTGCCTCTGTTCCTTGTATTGGAGCATTGATGGCATTACGCTCAGCAAAACCGCGTACAGTGGCGTTACGGCTGTTGATATCAGCAAGATAGCGGCGACGATGGAACAGTGTTTCAGCATAACCCTTGGCTCTTGCCACTTCTTTTGCATGTTCCATATATACTTGTACCTTTGGGAATGTGCGGAAATAGCCCTCTATCAGTTCTTTAGCTTCACCATTTGGAATGTCCATACGCTGGG
Coding sequences:
- a CDS encoding glycosyltransferase family 2 protein, yielding MLSILLPVYNCNCVALVTELQRQCVECKADFEIIVADDGSLSSSDSVLSPPDSIDASPLLPCSSAAVRSRATRHCLVEENRTIENLPHVRYIIREKNVGRSAIRNFLVSQAKGDRLLFIDGDLSLNNPSFIRNYLQTEGDVVVGGIAIGGNPDQWKGNLRYHYERQCEAINTVESRQSQPYQHLATNLLVRRSVLGEKPYDENISHYGYEDVLLGKRFQQQQVAIKHIENPVLFCDFEDNASYLAKTEEALRTLFAFRKELKGYSRLLDKAEQIERLHLSPLFVTAYKLFNEPIKNCLLGNKPNVFWFNIYKLLYYLHYTKNAI
- a CDS encoding Ig-like domain-containing protein, which translates into the protein MKKIRQRYCQGVMGGKDGFSAKVSHCLSVFYQQRALPFYLFTLLVVVLSSCAKMGQPDGGWYDETPPRVLGASPTERATDVNSKKVNIYFNEFIKLENASEKVVVSPPQIEAPEIKATGKRITVSLQDKLQPNTTYTIDFSDAITDNNEGNPLGNYTYSFSTGDHIDTLEVAGYVLEAENLEPVKGILVGLYSNQNDTAFQKQPMLRVSRTDSRGHFSIRGVAKGDYRIYALQDMDGNYMYNQKSEKLAFTPEVIMPSWKPDIRQDTLWIDSLHIKDIKQVPYTHFLPDDVVLNSFTPTQTDRYFLKSERKEPNHFTLFFSYGDADLPQIKGLNFNDKDAFITEPSLNQDTIIYWLRDTVLVNQDTLRMQMLYNMTDSAGKLVPKTDTLEILSKVPYAKRLKRQQEEYDKWVKKQEKAKERGKAFETTMPVTPLEVRYNVPSQMDPDQNPTFELPTPIAKTDTSKIHLYEKIDSLWYRAKYNFGAEPGKPRSLKLVSAWDPGHEYSVEVDSAAFTDIYGKVSAKYKQGVRIPSIDEYGTLIMTLQNMEGKNCLLQLLNESDKPVKEAYAKNNQATFHYIKPGNYYLRLIVDDNDNGKWDTGDYATQRQPEAVYYYPKAIECKAKRDVQGTWNPRLLPLYKQKPAAITKQKADAQRKIKRRNAERARSLDISLPDELLNSGQ
- a CDS encoding GH3 auxin-responsive promoter family protein gives rise to the protein MSLTKIVNKLYFQPRRRELERYVTDGEAIQREVMQYLVERAKDTEYGRKHLFSTIKSYEDFVQNIPVNTYEELKSDIDRMRHGERNILWPGQVRWYAKSSGTTNDKSKFIPVSHEGLQTIHYQGGKDVIAYYLSNHPESRLFSGKGLILGGSHSPNYNLYNSLVGDLSAILIENINPLVNLCRVPKKSTALLSDFEVKRDRIAHETLNQNITNISGVPSWMLSVLVRVMELSGKKHIEEVWPNLEVFFHGGIAFTPYREQYEQLITKQDMNYMETYNASEGFFGIQDDPTDSSMSLMLDYGVFYEFLPMDEFESEHPNIVPLSGVEIGRNYAMLISTACGLWRYEIGDTVQFTSTNPYKFVITGRTKYFINAFGEELIMDNAEKGLEAACKATGAQISDYTAAPMYMDAKAKCRHQWLIEFAKDPSSLEEFAKVLDDKLQEVNSDYEAKRFHNITLQPLEIIVARKDLFNDWLKIKGKLGGQHKIPRLSNSRNNLEELLSMNQ